The DNA window GCTCGCGAATGGCGTCAAAACCGTTGCGGAATTTGTTGAACCAGATGTGCCGCAGGCGCGGCAGCGGCTTGTTGACCAGGTTGGCCTTGCCGACGTTGGGGAAGCCGATAAAGTCTTTGAAGTTATGGTAACGGCCGCCGGCAATGACCGAATCATAGTTGGAGATGCCGAGTTTTTCGCGCAGCATCTCGACCATTTCCTTGGGCATATCGCGCTGGTAAACAAAACGCACCGGTTCGGCAGTCAGGCGCTGCTTCAGGCTTGATGACATCAGCTCCAGCAGGCTGGATTCCATCTCTGTCACCAGATCGTACTCCGCGTCACGCGTCATTTTCATTGAATAGGCGTTGAGCGTGTCGTAGTCAAAGAAGCCCTTGAATATTTCATCCAGGCAGTAACGCAGAATGTTATCCAGCAGGATCATGGGCTTCCGGCGGCGCGGCGATTCCGGCGGCAGATTGACAAACCGCGGTATCTTGTCGGCCGGGATTTCCAGCAGGGCGTAATCAATCTGTGCGCCGCGAATAATTTCGACCGCCAGATAGGTGTAATCGTCCTTCAGGAATTGCACCAGGTTGGTTTCGTGGTCCACCAGAATCGGCGTGATGTGCTGGCGCAGATGCTGTTTAAAGTATTGGCGCAGCCAGGTTTGTTGATTTTCCGACACCTGGCGTTCGTTGATCAGGAATATCTGGTTCCGCGCCATTTCCAGCAGCAGCTCGTTATACAGGCTGTCGAATTCCTGATCGGTTTTAAGCACCTTGGCCTGGATTTTTTTTAGCAGATGGCGGGATGCGCCGGCGGAACCCTGTTCCTCATTGATCAGAATACGCCGCTTGAGATCGGCAAAACGGACTTTGTAAAACTCATCAAGATTATTGGAGTAAATGCCAAGAAACCGCATGCGTTCAATCAGGGGGTTATTCTTATCAGCGGCTTCCTGTAAAACACGTTCGTTAAAGGATAACCAACTTAATTCTTTTTCGATGTAGAGCTTTTCCTGACCCATTACCACTCCAGTTCAATCATTGGGAGAGTTTAGATGACGGCCCAGCGTGGCTGGATACCGCGTTAGACAGTGCCCGCCTGTTGCGCGGCCACGGTTAATCCGTGGCTATTCGCCGCGTTTTGGCGTTACTCTCCGCTGAGTTTGTGCGCCAGGGTGTTGCCGACCGCACAAATACCGCCAGTGGTGCTTACGCGCAATGGTGGGACATCACCTAGTGTCCTACAATATTATTGCGAGAGATTGACAGGAAAGTCCAACTTATCTACGACTTGGCGCCGAATGACTTTGTCATGCAAATGTCACAAAACTGACATAAGATACCCGGTTATCTTATGGCATAAGCGTGATTAGGAAGGCAACGGCAAAAGACATGGTTCAGATGACGGCAAAGCAACACCCCCGGGATCGTCTGCGTTCGCGCGTCGATTATGGCGTACAGGCGGCAGTGACGATCAGCGGTGGGTTGGTGCTGATGGTGTTGCTGCTCATTTTCGTCTATTTGCTGTTTGCCGTATTTCCACTGTTCAAGCCGGCCACCATGGGCAAGGCGCAGCCGTTGGCGGTCGCCGGCCCGGTGCTGGCGCTGGGCATGGATGTGCAGCAGCGCATCGGTTATCGCATCGATCCTGACGGCAACGGCCGGTTTTATCGCATGAACCCCGAAGCGAGCGGTTCGACCGGCGCATCATTATTGCCGCCGCAGCCTTTGCTCAACTCGCCGGCTTTGCTGGCGCAGGCGGTGGGTGAGCGCGATCTTTTCGCGCTAGCACAGGCGGACGGGCGTGTCGTGGTGGTTGCCGCTGATTTCGCCGCCGCCAACAGCGCCTTGCCGCAGTGGCGTTTCCCGCTGGGGGCGCGGCCGTGGGCGCTGGATCGGCGTGGGCATGCGCTCAAACTGCTGGCATTGGCCCAAGTTCGTGCCGGGCACTACTTGCTGGCGGCGGTGACTGACGATCGCCGTTTGCTGCTGGGGCGCTATACCCGCGACGGCGAACCGCAACTGAATGAGATCCCGCTTGAACACGATATTCAACAGCTGGTACTGGCGCCGGACGGCAGCCAACTTTACCTGCTGAGCGGCAACCAGTTGCTGCGTTATGCGCTTGCCGGCGCCCAGGCGCAGGCGAGCGAAACCCGCGATCTTGGCGCGCAGGCGCCTTACCGTCTGACGGCGCTGCCCGGCGGCAGCGCGCTGTTGATCCAGGGGGCGGACGGCAGCCTGCATGAATGGTTCGACGTGGAAAAGGACGGGCGTCGGCAACTGACAGCGGTGCAACGCTTTGACTACCAGGCGCAGCCAGGGGCGATTACGGTGGCTGAACCTTACCGCCGGGTGTTCGCCACCTTGCAGCCTAACGGGGAGTTTGCGCTGTTTACCGGCGCGCAGTCATGGCCGTTGTTGACTGGCCGTGTGCCGGCCGGCAGCCAGCGCCTGGCCTTTGCGCCGCGCGGCGACGGCCTGCTGTTGGAAACCCCCGAAGGCTGGCAGCACTATCGCCTGAATAACCCTTACCCCGATGTCACCTGGCGTTCGCTGTGGCAGAAAGTCTGGTATGAAAACTATCCGCAGCCGGCCTATGTCTGGCAATCCACCTCCGGCGAAGACAGCTACCAGGCCAAATTCAGCCTGGTGCCGATTATTTTCGGCACGCTCAAGGCGGCGGGCTACGCCATGCTGTTTGCCGTGCCGCTGGCGCTGGCTGGCGCGGTGTATACCGCTTACTTTATGTCGGTGCGGCTGCGCCGGGTGGTGAAACCGGCGATCGAAGTGATGGGCGCTTTGCCGACGGTGGTGATTGGTCTGGTTGCCGGTATCTGGCTGGCGCCGTTGATTGAGCATTACTTGTTGGCGGTGCTGGCGTTGCCGCTGTTGCTCACCGCGGCGGTGCTGCTGTGCAGCGCCGTGGCGCAACGCATTCCCCGTGGCCGTTTGCCGCCCGGGGGCGATCTGCTCTTGCTGCTGCCGGTGGTGGCAGGCTGTGTCTGGCTGGCGTTCAGCGCCGGGCCGTGGCTGGAACTGCTGCTGTTCGGCGAGCCGATGCATTTCTGGCTGGGCGACGATTATGATCAGCGCAATGCACTGGTGGTTGGCGTTGCGATGGGCTTTGCGCTGGTGCCGGTTATCTTCTCGCTGGCGGAGGATGCGCTATTTAGCGTGCCCACGGTGCTGTGGCAGGGGTCGCTGGCGCTGGGCGCCACCCCGTGGCAAACGGTGACGCGTGTGGCGCTGCCGTGTGCCAGCGCCGGGATTTTCTCCGCATTTATGATTGGCTTTGGCCGCGCGGTGGGGGAAACCATGATCGTGCTGATGGCCACCGGCAATACGCCGATCATCGACGGCAGCCTGTTTCAAGGGCTGCGCGCCCTGGCGGCCAACATCGCGATCGAAATGCCGGAAGCCGTCGCCGGCAGCAGCCACTACCGCGTGCTGTTCCTGACCGCGCTGGTGCTGTTCATGTTTACTTTTGTGTTTAACACGCTGGCGGAAGCCATTCGCCTGCGGTTACGTAAGCGTTATACCGTCAATCAGGAGGCGCCATGAAGCGTTGGGCGAATTCTGGCGCACCGTGGGTCTGGCTTAGTGCGGCATCGGTGGCGGTCAGCCTGCTGGCGTTAATCGGTATCCTGGCGCTATTGGCCGGGCAGGGCATGCGCTATTTCTGGCCCAGCCCGGTGTACCAGTTCGAGCTAAACCAAAGCGCCGCCGGCCCGGTTACCGTGATCGGCGAGCTGTACCAACAGCAAAGCATTTCCCGCCGCCAACTGCAGGCGGCGGGTATCACCATGCCGGCTGGCGATGCACCGGCCTTTACCCGTTATTTGATTAAGGTCGGCAACCGCGAATCCAGCGGGCAGGATTTCCGCACGCTGCTGGCTGACGACGTGCGCCGGCAAACGGCGCCGCGCGATTTGATCGTGTTGGAGCGGAACAGCAACGGTACCGCCTACGGCTATCTGGTGGGCTTGCTGGAGGATGGCCAACCGCTCACCGGGCGGGATCTGGGCCACACGCTGATGCAGCGTTTGCCGCAGATCGCCGCACTCTCGCGCCAGGCGTACGATATCCAGTTCCGCGCGATGGCGCAGGTCAATCAGCATTTTGAATCCCTGCGCCTGCATGAGAAAAGCCTGGCGGCTAAAAACGCCCTGGACGCTGGGGCGCAGGCCGCGATCAAAGCCGAGCGGACAGAATTGCAGCGCCAGTACCGGCAGTTGGCGGATGCGCTGGAAGGGCTAAACCGCGATCGTTATCGCGATGCGCTGCAACTGCGCGATATGTCCGGCCAGATTCATACCATCCCGCTGATTCAGGTGCGGGATGCCTGGTATCCGAATACCATGAGCTTTGGGCCGAAAGTGGGCCACTGGGCGGCGCAGGTGAAGAAATTCCTGACTGACAGCCCGCGCGAAGCCAATACCGAAGGCGGCGTATTCCCTGCCATCTTCGGCACGGTGCTGATGGTGATCCTGATGTCGATCGTGGTGATGCCGTTCGGCGTTATCGCCGCGGTGTACCTGCATGAGTACGCCGGGAATAACCTGCTGACGCGCTTGATTCGTATCTCGGTGGTGAACCTGGCCGGGGTACCTTCCATCGTGTACGGCGTGTTCGGCCTGGGCTTTTTTGTTTATATGATCGGCGGCAGCATCGACCAGCTGTTTTATGCGGAATCTTTGCCGAACCCGACCTTCGGCACGCCGGGCGTGTTGTGGGCCGCGCTGACGCTGGCGCTGTTGACGCTGCCGGTGGTGATTGTCGCCACCGAAGAGGGGCTATCGCGCATACCGGTGGCGTTGCGCCAGGGATCGTTGGCGCTGGGTGCCAGCCGGGCGGAAACGCTGTGGCACATTGTGCTGCCGATGGCCGCGCCGGCCATGATGACCGGCCTGATCCTGGCGGTGGCGCGCGCCGCAGGGGAAACCGCGCCGCTGATGCTGGTGGGGGTGGTGAAATCGGTGCCGGTACTGCCGGTGGACGGTATTTTCCCCTATCTGCACCTGGAGCGAAAGTTCATGCACTTGAGCTTCCAGATTTATGATATGGCGTTTCAGAGCCCGAGCGTTGAAGCCGCGCGGCCGTTGGTGTTCGCCACTGCCTTCTTGCTGGTGGTGATTGTGGTGGGGTTGAACCTGGCTGCGATGGGGATTCGCCATTCGCTGCGGGAAAAATACCGGGCATGGGGATAAGCCGTGTTCCGTAATGAGGGCGTGAGCCGCCGTTACGTCCAGGATCGCCAGTGGCGCTATAGCCGGGTAATAATGACCACTTTTTTGGGGAACGTGTAATGGGTTTTGTGACGCTGGGCAGTTTGCCGCGCCTGAATGTACAGCAACTTAGCGACGAGCAAACGGCGCTGGCCGTGAATAACCTGAATTTGTTCTACGGCGATAAGCAGGTGCTGCATGACATTTCACTGCGGATCCCGAAATACCGGGTTACCGCACTGATCGGCCCTTCCGGCTGCGGCAAATCCACGCTGCTGCGCTGTTTTAATCGCATGAACGATCTGGTGGAACACTGCCGTATCGAAGGGGAGCTTCGGCTCCATGACGAGAATATTGCTAGCCCGCAGGCCGACGTTACCGCGCTGCGCCGCCGGGTAGGCATGGTGTTCCAGCGGCCAAACCCGTTTCCCAAATCGATTTATGAAAACGTGGTGTACGGCCTGCGGCTGCAAGGGATCCGCGATCGGCGCATTCTGGACGAAGCCATGGAGCGCTCGCTGCGGGCTGCGGCGCTGTGGCATGAGGTGAAAGATCGCCTGCGCGAGAACGCGTTTCGCCTCTCCAGCGGCCAGCAGCAGCGGCTGGTGATCGCTCGTGCGATCGCCATCGAGCCGGAAGTGCTGCTGCTTGACGAGCCGACGTCGGCGCTTGATCCTATTTCAACCCTGACGATCGAAGAGCTGATTTCGGCGTTGAAACAGCGCTACAGCGTGGTGCTGGTGACTCATAATATGCAGCAGGCGGCGCGCGTGTCTGACTACACTGCCTTTATTCATCAGGGCCGCCTGGTGGAATACAGCGACACCGACAGTATTTTCACCTCTCCGCGCCAGCGCCAGACCGAAGATTACATCACCGGGCGCTACGGCTGAAGCGCCGGGCTGGCGACCGCTTCCGGCTGGCTTTGCCCCCCGGTTTTGCCGGCGGCGCCTTTCGGTGGTACTGCTGGTTTAGCCGGCGCTTGTTGCGTGAGCTGCGATTGGCCGATAAATTTCCCGCCTTTCTCAATCGAAAAATCATCGCTGAAAATTTCCCCATGAACGCTGCCTTTCGCCTGGATAATCAGCGTAGCGGCGTGGCATTGCCCTTCGACTGTGCCATTGATGGTGATGTGCTTGGCGCGGATTTCCCCTGTAACCAGGCCGCTAAGCTCAATGCGCACCTGGTGTGAGCAGTTGATTTTGCCCTCTATTTTACCTTCGACAATAATATTGCCTTGGCCTTCCAGCGTGCCGGTTAGCTTCATGCCCTGTGATATAGCGGTGTCCTTGGTGGTTTTTACGCCGCTTGCGGCCAGCGGCGTTTCTGGCTCCGGCAGCAGTATGCCTGGGTTTTCTGGTGGTTTTACTTCGGCAGGCAGCGTTTTTTCCGTGATGTTTTTCTGCTTGTTGAATATTTGCATAATTCTCTTCCTTGTTGTTTTAAACGCGAGGTGAACCAATAACAATACGTGGATTGAAACAGCAATGATGATCGCCGCCTGTGGGTGGAGCGCCGCCAGAATAAGCCGGGTTGACCAGACAAAAATCAAAGAACTCCATGAGATCCAGACATACCATAATATATTGTAATTATACATGTTGTTTGGGTGAGCTAACATTAATTGGGCCGCTGTTGCCGCCAGTATGGTTATTTCTCTGTACAGAGAGTGACGGCATCATACCTGTTAATGAGAATTAATTCATTAGCGGCAGTTTTAATTTTTTCTAGTGATGCATTCCCGTTTTTTTATTTGTTTTAATTATTTATCAAGTGTTTGTTGATGATGGTTTTTTATATTCATCGTTATTGTATGAAACTGGTATGCCCTCTATATCCCCACAGTTGCGAAAAATAGGTACCATGATGAGAATTGAAGTTGCCCCCATTAATAAAATGGTTAATATAACACCATTATGGCCAATGGTATCAGATATCATCAAGATAACACCGGCAAGAACATTCCCTATCCTGCCAATTAAAGAATGCAAGGATAAGTAAATGCCACTTCTCTTTTTGTCAATGTGGTTCATGTATTCACTGTATATAATAGGATGATAAATAACGCCCATAAGCGATGATAAAATCGCAAAAGAAGCAAAAAATATCGGGCTTTTTATATAAAAAAGCATTAATGCATATGACAATACAAACGTACTCATCGAGAAAACCAACATGCGTGTACTCGTTTTCTTATCTGATTTTCTTATCAATAAAATAAAATAGAAAGAAAAGAACATTCCACATATAACAGATATTGTTTTAATCCATGAGAAGTATTCAATACCTGGAATTAATTTTTCATTTAAAAACGAATAAAAAGATAAATTAGATATGTAGACGGGTATGTATTGCCCAAAAGAAAACTCCATTCCCGATAACATAATGGCTGATGCTATTATTAAAATTGCATTTTTGTTTTTAAAAACATGCTGGTAATCTACAAGGGTAACTTTGCCGTTTTCATTGTTTTTCCCAATATCATTAAAATCACTCCAGTGTTTTTGGGTGTATGAATAACAAATCGATACCACTAACGACATCAACATTGAGAAAATAATGACATACTCTATGCCTTTGGTATATAAGTAAGCGCCAATCAATATTCCCATGGCTGATGATACCCCTGATAGCCATGAGTTTATTTGGAGAAAATAACGTCTATTCCCCTCATTGGTATGGTTGAATATTAATTTTTCTGCAGATGGAAGGATAAAGCTAAAAATTATGTTTTTCACCAGATAAAACAGTATAAAAAAACAA is part of the Gibbsiella quercinecans genome and encodes:
- a CDS encoding ABC transporter permease subunit; the protein is MVQMTAKQHPRDRLRSRVDYGVQAAVTISGGLVLMVLLLIFVYLLFAVFPLFKPATMGKAQPLAVAGPVLALGMDVQQRIGYRIDPDGNGRFYRMNPEASGSTGASLLPPQPLLNSPALLAQAVGERDLFALAQADGRVVVVAADFAAANSALPQWRFPLGARPWALDRRGHALKLLALAQVRAGHYLLAAVTDDRRLLLGRYTRDGEPQLNEIPLEHDIQQLVLAPDGSQLYLLSGNQLLRYALAGAQAQASETRDLGAQAPYRLTALPGGSALLIQGADGSLHEWFDVEKDGRRQLTAVQRFDYQAQPGAITVAEPYRRVFATLQPNGEFALFTGAQSWPLLTGRVPAGSQRLAFAPRGDGLLLETPEGWQHYRLNNPYPDVTWRSLWQKVWYENYPQPAYVWQSTSGEDSYQAKFSLVPIIFGTLKAAGYAMLFAVPLALAGAVYTAYFMSVRLRRVVKPAIEVMGALPTVVIGLVAGIWLAPLIEHYLLAVLALPLLLTAAVLLCSAVAQRIPRGRLPPGGDLLLLLPVVAGCVWLAFSAGPWLELLLFGEPMHFWLGDDYDQRNALVVGVAMGFALVPVIFSLAEDALFSVPTVLWQGSLALGATPWQTVTRVALPCASAGIFSAFMIGFGRAVGETMIVLMATGNTPIIDGSLFQGLRALAANIAIEMPEAVAGSSHYRVLFLTALVLFMFTFVFNTLAEAIRLRLRKRYTVNQEAP
- the pstA gene encoding phosphate ABC transporter permease PstA; protein product: MKRWANSGAPWVWLSAASVAVSLLALIGILALLAGQGMRYFWPSPVYQFELNQSAAGPVTVIGELYQQQSISRRQLQAAGITMPAGDAPAFTRYLIKVGNRESSGQDFRTLLADDVRRQTAPRDLIVLERNSNGTAYGYLVGLLEDGQPLTGRDLGHTLMQRLPQIAALSRQAYDIQFRAMAQVNQHFESLRLHEKSLAAKNALDAGAQAAIKAERTELQRQYRQLADALEGLNRDRYRDALQLRDMSGQIHTIPLIQVRDAWYPNTMSFGPKVGHWAAQVKKFLTDSPREANTEGGVFPAIFGTVLMVILMSIVVMPFGVIAAVYLHEYAGNNLLTRLIRISVVNLAGVPSIVYGVFGLGFFVYMIGGSIDQLFYAESLPNPTFGTPGVLWAALTLALLTLPVVIVATEEGLSRIPVALRQGSLALGASRAETLWHIVLPMAAPAMMTGLILAVARAAGETAPLMLVGVVKSVPVLPVDGIFPYLHLERKFMHLSFQIYDMAFQSPSVEAARPLVFATAFLLVVIVVGLNLAAMGIRHSLREKYRAWG
- the pstB gene encoding phosphate ABC transporter ATP-binding protein PstB, with the protein product MGFVTLGSLPRLNVQQLSDEQTALAVNNLNLFYGDKQVLHDISLRIPKYRVTALIGPSGCGKSTLLRCFNRMNDLVEHCRIEGELRLHDENIASPQADVTALRRRVGMVFQRPNPFPKSIYENVVYGLRLQGIRDRRILDEAMERSLRAAALWHEVKDRLRENAFRLSSGQQQRLVIARAIAIEPEVLLLDEPTSALDPISTLTIEELISALKQRYSVVLVTHNMQQAARVSDYTAFIHQGRLVEYSDTDSIFTSPRQRQTEDYITGRYG
- a CDS encoding bactofilin family protein: MQIFNKQKNITEKTLPAEVKPPENPGILLPEPETPLAASGVKTTKDTAISQGMKLTGTLEGQGNIIVEGKIEGKINCSHQVRIELSGLVTGEIRAKHITINGTVEGQCHAATLIIQAKGSVHGEIFSDDFSIEKGGKFIGQSQLTQQAPAKPAVPPKGAAGKTGGQSQPEAVASPALQP
- a CDS encoding MFS transporter, which codes for MMDKRLPGVLKIRLTASIFNRLSTDSLIIYLTIFMVGKIGSELAGATTIAILLVGFITNLYGGAYSDAKPNRWILPFGWGAHTLVMFPMLISINYSICFFILFYLVKNIIFSFILPSAEKLIFNHTNEGNRRYFLQINSWLSGVSSAMGILIGAYLYTKGIEYVIIFSMLMSLVVSICYSYTQKHWSDFNDIGKNNENGKVTLVDYQHVFKNKNAILIIASAIMLSGMEFSFGQYIPVYISNLSFYSFLNEKLIPGIEYFSWIKTISVICGMFFSFYFILLIRKSDKKTSTRMLVFSMSTFVLSYALMLFYIKSPIFFASFAILSSLMGVIYHPIIYSEYMNHIDKKRSGIYLSLHSLIGRIGNVLAGVILMISDTIGHNGVILTILLMGATSILIMVPIFRNCGDIEGIPVSYNNDEYKKPSSTNT